A single region of the Chryseobacterium sp. 6424 genome encodes:
- the radC gene encoding RadC family protein: MSIKFLAEDDRPREKFLLKGKNALSDAELLAIIMGSGSRNESAVELARRILSSADNSWHQLSLLTIAELTKFKGVGEAKAISIATALEIGRRKSSQDVPEKLQISSSADAFKILHPFLSDLRTEEFWAVFLNHNNRIITKSRLSSGGINQSVVDVRILFRSALEHCATGIIVAHNHPSGNQKPSPEDLRITKQISEGAKLLNIQLLDHLIITQNSYLSFADENLL; this comes from the coding sequence ATGTCGATAAAATTTCTGGCTGAGGACGACCGCCCGCGCGAAAAATTTTTACTGAAGGGTAAAAATGCACTGTCTGATGCCGAACTTTTAGCCATCATCATGGGAAGTGGCAGCCGTAATGAGTCTGCTGTGGAACTTGCACGCCGTATCCTTTCTTCAGCGGATAACAGCTGGCACCAGCTGTCTTTACTTACCATTGCAGAACTCACTAAGTTCAAAGGTGTTGGCGAGGCAAAAGCTATTTCTATCGCCACCGCACTCGAGATCGGCCGCCGGAAATCCTCGCAGGACGTTCCCGAGAAATTACAAATCAGCAGCAGTGCCGATGCTTTCAAGATACTGCATCCGTTTCTGTCAGATTTAAGGACTGAGGAGTTTTGGGCGGTTTTCCTGAATCATAATAACCGGATCATTACCAAATCAAGGCTTTCATCAGGCGGCATTAACCAATCCGTGGTAGATGTGCGTATCCTGTTTAGATCTGCGCTGGAGCATTGTGCCACCGGCATCATCGTAGCGCATAACCATCCGTCCGGTAATCAAAAGCCAAGCCCCGAGGACCTGAGGATCACCAAACAAATCAGCGAAGGCGCAAAACTGCTGAACATTCAGCTGCTCGATCATCTGATCATTACCCAGAACAGTTATCTTAGTTTTGCAGACGAAAATTTGCTATGA
- a CDS encoding inorganic pyrophosphatase, with protein MIPNFKAHPWHGISAGPEVPTVVNVFVEIVPSDTIKYEIDKQSGYLKVDRPQQFSNIIPALYGFIPRTYCHDEVLKLAIESGAPDVNTGDLDPLDICVLSSHNIHAGGMLMEAIPIGGFKMIDKGEADDKIVAVMKGDHAFGHFRDITELPQAEVKRLMHYFLTYKNLPDEPAKCRIHEVYGAEHAQNVIRASQKDYANKFGG; from the coding sequence ATGATACCAAATTTTAAAGCACACCCATGGCATGGTATTTCGGCCGGACCGGAAGTACCCACTGTTGTGAATGTTTTCGTAGAAATTGTTCCCAGTGATACCATTAAATATGAAATTGATAAACAAAGCGGTTACCTGAAGGTAGATCGCCCACAGCAATTTTCAAATATCATTCCGGCGCTTTACGGTTTTATACCGCGTACCTACTGTCATGATGAAGTGCTTAAACTGGCCATTGAAAGCGGTGCGCCAGATGTGAATACGGGTGACCTCGACCCGCTGGATATCTGTGTGCTCAGTTCGCACAACATCCATGCAGGAGGCATGCTGATGGAGGCGATCCCAATCGGTGGCTTCAAAATGATTGATAAGGGAGAGGCGGATGATAAGATCGTAGCCGTGATGAAGGGTGACCATGCATTCGGGCATTTCCGCGATATTACCGAACTTCCACAGGCAGAGGTAAAAAGACTGATGCATTACTTCCTTACCTATAAAAACCTGCCGGATGAGCCTGCAAAATGCCGCATCCATGAAGTATATGGTGCCGAGCATGCCCAAAACGTGATCCGGGCTTCGCAGAAAGATTATGCTAACAAATTTGGGGGATAA
- a CDS encoding ABC transporter ATP-binding protein, translating to MIRARNIHKSYGNLEVLKGVDIHILEGEVVSIVGESGAGKSTLLQILGTLDMPTNPKNHGTEIALAGQSFISMNDRQLSRFRNENIGFVFQFHQLLPEFTALENVLLPTKISGRNEKESLEKAYSLFEDLNIAHRLHHKPSEMSGGEAQRAAVARALINSPKIIFADEPTGNLDSKNADDLHQLFFNLRDKYNQTFVIVTHNTHLANTTDRKLVMKDGQIIK from the coding sequence ATGATCAGAGCACGGAATATCCATAAATCTTACGGAAATTTAGAAGTTTTAAAAGGGGTTGACATTCACATTCTCGAAGGGGAAGTGGTTTCTATTGTAGGCGAGTCTGGCGCCGGAAAATCTACCTTGCTCCAGATCCTGGGTACGCTGGATATGCCTACAAATCCTAAGAACCACGGTACAGAGATTGCCCTTGCGGGACAGTCTTTCATCAGTATGAATGATCGGCAACTCTCAAGATTCCGTAATGAGAATATTGGGTTCGTATTTCAGTTCCATCAGCTATTGCCCGAGTTTACCGCGCTCGAGAATGTATTATTACCGACAAAGATCTCCGGCAGGAACGAAAAAGAATCCTTAGAGAAGGCTTACTCACTGTTTGAAGACCTCAACATCGCCCACCGCCTGCACCACAAGCCAAGCGAAATGTCGGGTGGCGAGGCCCAGCGTGCTGCCGTAGCACGCGCGCTCATCAATTCACCCAAGATCATTTTTGCGGATGAACCTACAGGTAACCTCGATTCTAAGAATGCCGATGATCTGCATCAGTTGTTTTTTAACCTTCGCGACAAGTACAACCAGACTTTTGTGATCGTTACACACAATACCCATCTGGCCAATACCACCGACCGTAAACTGGTGATGAAAGACGGGCAAATAATTAAATAA